In Drosophila ananassae strain 14024-0371.13 chromosome 3R, ASM1763931v2, whole genome shotgun sequence, the DNA window CGAGTGGTTCtgttaaagaaattatattatataaaagagCATTTGGAGCATTATTTATTTCCTCACCCTTGCAGGTCGCAGATGACTGTAATGCCCTTTTCCTGGACCCGTGGCAGCAGAAGCAAGGACTCGAAGATGAGGTCGTCCATTTCGACGAGACTTTGAAGATAATCTGGGAACCGCTGAAACCCGTCCACAGTCTTAAAGATGACCAGAACACGTCCATCCCGGTCCACGTGGGGCATCACAAAACGGCAGTGGGTGCCATAAAAGAGGGGGCGGTAGTGCTCAATGGAATGACGGGCCAGCCAAGTTGGATGGCGCCTCTTGAACTCATAGTAGGCATGGATAGCCTGGTACGCCTTTATTGTATCCCACCGGGTATAGTGAAGGAACTTGGTTAGCATTGTGTCATCTGTTCCTACGCATAGCTCATCGCATTCTGGAATGTAATTTGTGAGTGTTTTGATATCAAAAGGGATGCTTCCAAAAGGTGATCTTACTTTCCACCAGTTGCCTCAattgtttgattttaaaaACCTCTTCATCTGTATGGTCGAGCCGGGAAGTTAGGAATAACATTTTATCGGACCAGAGCTTAAGGTTAATTTGtatctttatttaaaatcgaTAAACGATCTCTTCAAAAAATTCAGTTTATTAAATTCGATCCGTTGCCCATCCGCACCCGAAACGCGATCGTTGCTCACTGACAAACTGATTTTGAATAGGTTTTTTGGGATTTGTTTATATACATATTGCACGCGTTGGAATTATTAATCGTCGTTAATTGTTTTGAACCGATCGATTTTGGCAACTTGAACTTGGCTCGAGAGAGGCCTAagtattttgatttttatatgAAAATTATTACTGGATATGAGTTAAACATATTTTGAAGCTGTGGGAT includes these proteins:
- the LOC6497788 gene encoding retinaldehyde-binding protein 1; this translates as MLFLTSRLDHTDEEVFKIKQLRQLVEKCDELCVGTDDTMLTKFLHYTRWDTIKAYQAIHAYYEFKRRHPTWLARHSIEHYRPLFYGTHCRFVMPHVDRDGRVLVIFKTVDGFQRFPDYLQSLVEMDDLIFESLLLLPRVQEKGITVICDLQGTTRNFLRQFSPAFMKVVNEKNGVLPFSQRIVHIIQRGFLMHVTSTLFMPFMNKEFKERIFTHDGRHLSKLREMVGYESLPAEYGGPASNVLDTDLIFNHLLQNADYLEKLQKYEKL